From the genome of Nicotiana tabacum cultivar K326 chromosome 17, ASM71507v2, whole genome shotgun sequence:
cTGTGTGGAGACACAGTACTttaatttctctctctctctaaacttCACTGTCCTAAAGTTTTCTTGAGATTGGTGTGTTAAGATAAAGACCTCTCTTCtattcacttctttcttattaGGAACTTCACTGGGGTTTTTAGTTTTTTCTTCTCAAAACAAATCTCAAGAATAAGAGCAAGAGTTGGAGATAGGAACAGTGAAAAAAGAGGAGTGTTGATGAGTGAAAGAGGAGGCTCTCTTAGAGGAGAGAGAGCCTGCCTGTTCATGCAAGAACAAAAACAAACATTTCTGCTTAAAAATCTCAGTTTGTGTTCTTGTTGAAACAGAAAGCAGCGAACCTTTTTTAGTGTTGTGATTTTCTCAAATTGTGAATGGCCTTGTGTTTGCATAGAGAGAGTAacaaaaatcagataatggataacaGCAAGTATGTGAGGTACACACCAGAGCAAGTGGAAGCTCTAGAGAGAGTGTATGCAGAATGTCCAAAGCCTACTTCTTTGAGGAGGCAACAGCTCATTAGGGAGTGTCCCATTCTCTCTAATATTGAACCTAAACAGATCAAAGTCTGGTTTCAGAACCGAAGGTATTCTTATCTAGCATATAGAACTTCATTTTCTTCCCTCAATTTTGGTTCTTGCTTATATGACTGCATTTTGATATTTGGAGAAGATTGTGCACtcattcttttcattttctcctctttttagGACTTGAATGAATGGGTTTTGTGTGTCCTTTGAAGAGAAAAAAAACTATGCTTTTCAGGGAGGAAAATGGCTGTTTTTAATAAATGAATTTGATAAAACATTCACTTTCAGATtgcattttttaagatttggaaAGGATTTTGCATTGTGGGAAATACtcattcttttcattttctcctCTTCTTAGGACTTAAATGATTCTTCTGTATCTTTttttaaggtaaaaatcttctttgaAGGGAGAAAAATAGTTGTTTTCAGTGAATAGATTTCGTAAAGCATTCACTTTCAGACCTTTGTTCTTTAAATATAtggaaaaaatgtgaaagaatcAGCTTTTAATGTCTTCattacatctttttttttttaaacaagggTCTGTAAATAGCAGACTAGATATACCCTTCTTTTAGGAGGTAAATTCTAGTCATTTGTTGACTTCTATTAATTGTTCATGCAAAATTTCTCCAGAAAAAGTTTAACTTTCTACATTTGGTTGTCATTTTTGGCAAGCTAAGTGCTCAGAGATTTTGAGCATTTGGTTTGGTTGTGGTCATACGACATTTTAGTTGTTTATTAATGGAATGACAAGAAAATGGAGAATGCGATATTTTAGGAATTTTCTGACTTTTCCTGAAAATGGTGTTCCTTGACTATGAGCTCCCATATAGATACtcctattttcttttaataaaacaagACCTACCCATTATTGATTtttgttctcttcttttgtcttgTTCCTATTTATTTTAACTCTGATGGATCTTTTTACTCAGCAAAATATGGTTTCACAGTGTAGACTTCTTATATCCTTGTTAGATTCAAGGTTTCAAAAGCGTTTTCACAGTGACCAACCTTCACTTTTCCCTGTTTAGATTGCCACTTTTCAAAGGTTGGTCCAGTTTTAAAATGATGAAATGCCCGTTTTGTTTAACCcatttatttcttctttctttcctgTTATGCCAATTGGAGTAGACATATTCcacttattattatttgttggtATGTATGCTGCTTGCATTTTTTCTATAATCTGTTTTTTGAGTCTCTTCGATTGGCTTGACTGGATATTGAAGTGAAATGCTATAACtattttaagattttattctcCTGGCTCTCCTGAATGTGAAACATCAGACTCATTGTATCTGCTTTGATTGCATATTTTCGCTTCAATTTGGTGGATTTGTATCGACAATCGTCTTCTCTTCAAATTTAAACTCATGTCAGAATTACTTTGCAGTCACTCGTTGGCAGAATTGGAAATTATTTTGAGTACTTACATTTTCAGAATACTATCTGATGGTTTTTTATTTAGAGCGTGTGAATATGTCAATTCTCAGCAGTTAAAACATAGTGAGGAATTTAACCTAGTCTTCAGGAGAATCACTGTTTTATAACCTTTGTAGATGCCGTGAAAAACAGAGGAAGGAAGCATCTCGTCTCACGACTGTTAACAGGAAGCTGAGTGCTATGAACAAGCTGTTGATGGAAGAAAATGACCGGTTGCAGAAGCAAGTCTCACAGCTTGTGTATGAGAATGGCTACATGAAACAACAAATCAATACTGTGAGTTGTGTACTTGCTTTACAAGCTTGGTAATCCTTGGAGATTCCAGTTCTTTTTCTCTACATGAGCAAATTGGTCTTCTCTGATTAATAGAACTCAAATAAATCATGTAGGTTTTCACTTAACCCATATCTCATTTTTTCTATGTTTAAATCATTTTTGCCAGCCTTGCACGAGCTGCATTTAACCTTTTCTGTCTTATTCTATCATTTCATGAAGAAATTCCTGTAACTTTATCCtttattatctgctactttggtACAATGAAACTGAAGATGATTATCGTAGCAGGTTAGCAGCACGACCACAGATACAAGCTGTGAATCTGTGGTCGTGAATGGTCAGCAGCAAAGAAAACACCCAACACCTCAGCATCCAGAAAGAGATGCGAATAACCCAGCTGGGTAATCtaatttgtaatttttaaacATCTACACCGGTGTTTTCCGGTTAAAAAACCAATAAACATTTTTGCTTGTATTTTCAGTCTTCTTGCAATAGCTGAGGAGACCCTGGCAGAGTTCCTTGGAAAGGCTACTGGAACTGCTGTCGACTGGGTGCAGATGATTGGGATGAAGGTAATTCTTTTAGTTGATTGAGCATCCCTAGTTTCTGTTTTGTTCATTACATGTGTTCAATTATTAACTTTTGCCCCCTCATTCGACTTCCCAATTTAGCCTGGTCCGGATTCTATTGGTATTGTTGCTGTTTCCCGCAACTGCAGTGGGGTAGCAGCACGTGCCTGCGGCCTCGTGAGTCTAGAGCCCACGAAGGTACTTCAGTTATCTTTATGGCTATGAGTTTTATCTTATTCTATCCTTGGTTTTTAAGCTGTAGAAATTTTTTCCAGGTCGCTGAGATTCTCAAAGATCGTCCTTCTTGGTATAGTGACTGCCGTTGCCTTAATGTACTGAGCGTAATACCTACAGGCAATGGAGGGACAATAGAGCTTATTTACTTGCAGGTTTGTTGTGTTTGCCCGCATCAGATGTTGGTTATGTCGATACCATGTTATCTCAATTTATTTAGCTCTGTGCTCAATAAGTAGGTGTTTgccatgtatttctttgttagaCTTATGCTCCAACCACATTGGCATCCGCTCGTGACTTTTGGACATTGAGATACACTACAAGTTTGGAGGATGGCAGTCTTGTGGTATGTGTTAGGCATAATCCAAAACCTTGAGGCTAACGTTTCTAAATTTTACTTGCCTATCTCTGGCTATAGCTACACCATTTACAGTATTATTCTTCTGGCATTAAAAATGCAGATATGTGAACGATCTCTGACGACAGCTACTGGCGGCCCAACAGGGCCTCCTGCCACAAGTTTTGTCAGGGCTGAAATGCTACCAAGTGGCTACCTCATAAGGCCTTGTGAGGGTGGGGGCTCAATGATTCACATTGTTGATCATATTGATCTAGACGTAAGCCTGAAAAATATTGGTGAATTGGAATTTTGATTTCTTTAGATTACTGTAGTTTAACATACCCTATCTGTGCTCAGGCTTGGAGTGTCCCTGAAGTTCTGAGGCCACTTTATGAGTCTTCCAAGATCCTTGCACAGAAGACGACTGTGGCTGTAAGGAATTTAGAATTTGTTGAATTGTCTAATCTCCAGCATGACAAGGTGATTTGTTAACAAGTCGGAGTTATCTGTGCAGGCCCTGCGACACATACGACAAATTGCACAAGAAACCAGTGGAGAAATCCAATACACTGGGGGTCGCCAACCTGCTGTTTTGAGGGCACTAAGTCAAAGATTATGCAGGTGAGAAGACATGCCAATTATTAAGTTAGAGAAGCAAAAATAATATACTGCGCTCCAACACGGTTGTAATGAAGCTTTTGGCAATTCTATGCTTTTTACCTGTTTCGATTAGTCTTTTCAGAATTTCATCCTTGATATTTGCTACAGGGGATTTAATGATGCTGTTAATGGATTTGTTGATGACGGTTGGACTGTTATGGATAGTGATGGTGTAGAGGACGTAACCATTGCTATAAACTCATCTTCAACCAAATTCCTCGGTTCACAGTACAACACTTTGTCCATACTCCCTACCTTTGGAGGAGTCCTGTGTGCCAGGGCATCAATGCTTCTTCAGGTATGTTGGAATTGCTATTTGGCCTTGGTGTACATTGGTAGATTTAGAATCAATTTTTCATTTGATGAATAGGTTCTAATCTCTAACCGGTACTTCCATTGTGTAGAATGTTCCCCCTGCTTTGCTTGTTCGTTTCCTTAGGGAGCATCGTTCTGAGTGGGCAGATTATGGGGTTGATGCTTATTCTGCTGCATCTCTTAAAGCCAGTCCATATGCTGTCCCTTGTGCCAGACCGGGTGGCTTCCCAAGTAGCCAGGTCATTTTACCCCTAGCTCAGACTGTGGAGCATGAGGAGGTAACAGTCTTGCCAATTTCTATTTCTATGTTGTGTATGATCTCGGACCAATTAATCATGTTGTGTTTTTACTTGTCCTCTATAATCTAGTTTCTTGAGGTAGTACGCCTAGAGGGTCCTGCTTTCTCTCCTGAGGACATTGCTTTATCACGGGATATGTACTTGTTACAGGTTAAGAACCCATACTCTACACATTGAAAATTGTGTGTTTCCTGACATTTTTGGTTTACTGATCGTCTTTCTACCATTGCAGTTATGCAGTGGAGTTGATGAGAATGCTTCAGGTGCCTGTGCTCAGCTTGTTTTTGCACCTATTGATGAGTCTTTTGGTGATGATGCTCCATTGCTTCCATCTGGTTTCCGTGTCATTCCGCTGGAGCCTAAATCAGTTCAGTAACACCTATTATGCTTTGCTACCTTGCAATGAACCATTGACCATTGAAAAGTTTAATATTCTTACAGAACGTCTAGCTTTTCAGTCACAAACTTCTGTGTACTACGTGTTCCTAACAATACGAAATTCATTTTTAACTGAAGAGTTTCCAAGTGAGAATACGAGGATTATCTTGAGTTTATACTGAAATTTCTCTACTTTTATGATGCAGGATGGCCCTGCAGCAACTCGGACTTTGGACTTAGCTTCAACTCTTGAAGCTGGAACTGGTGGGACACGTCCAGCTGGTGAAATTGAAGCAAGCAATTACAATCATCGTTCTGTCTTGACAATCGCATTCCAGTTTACTTTTGAGAGTCACTACCGGGATAATGTAGCTGCTATGGCTCGCCAGTATGTGCGAAGTATAGTAGGCTCAGTTCAGAGAGTTGCAATGGCCATAGCACCCTCTCGACTGAGCTCTCAGTTGACGCCTAAACCCTTCCCTGGTTCACCTGAAGCTGTCACTTTGGCAAGGTGGATTTCCCGGAGCTATAGGTATGAGTTTTAAAGGTCTTTGCTGTACTTTTGACATTCTTTTACCAGCATGTTTTGTGTCATTACTTGTAATACTTAATATCAACAAATAAGCTGTCATTGTAATGAAGTAGAAGAAACATATTACTTTTGACAACTTTTATACTTTGCTCTTCGAGGTTCGAAGACAAGTTTGATATCTGACCTTGCTCTCCCATTGAATGTTATACCTCATCTAACTATTTCCCAATTATATTTCAGAGTGCACACAGGAGGAGACCTGCTTAAGGTTGATTCTCATGCTGGTGATGCTGTTCTGAAACAACTGTGGCACCATAGTGATGCAATAATGTGTTGCTCTGTCAAAATGAATGTCAGTAATGCTGCTTCTCTACTTGTTATGACCGATGCCATTCCTAATTCAATACTAAGTATTTGTCTTAGGTCTTTCCCAAGGAAGAAACAAGATACCTAATTAGTTAATGTACTTGTTAATGCAGGCATCTGCAGTTTTTACATTTGCAAACCAGGCAGGTCTTGACATGCTTGAAACCACCTTGTTAGCTCTTCAGGATATAATGCTTGATAAGATTCTAGATGAAGCTGGTCGTAAGGTCCTCCTATCAGAGTTCTCCAAGATCATGCAGCAGGTTTGATTACTACCATCAAATTTTTGCTAATACATGGCATCACATTCGTTCAACTTAGCAAACATGAAAAGCAAACTAGCTTCGACAAAAAACATACCGAACTTTGATACTGCAGTATTTAGTACCTAACAGGGTTCTTTTTGTGCTACAAGTACGCGATCAGTTATCGTGTATGTCTTTAATAGTTCACACAACAAAATGCTGTAGCTAGTAAATCACAAGAAATTTCTACAAGTCCTGAATCTTatgattgttattgttgttctttTAGGGCTTTGCCCATCTACCAGCAGGAATATGTGTATCTAGCATGGGGAGGCCAGTGTCATATGAGCAAGCTGTAGCATGGAAGGTTCTCAATGATGAAGATTCCAACCACTGCCTAGCTTTCATGTTCATAAACTGGTCTTTTGTTTAAGTTAAAACAGATAATCTATGTAAGACTTTTGGTATTAGCTGTCAACCTTTTAAGTTAATGTCGGTACTGGTACTCGGAATGTTTTAAATTAAGCTTGTATGACTGTTGACAAGGATGTGTGGTTCTATATCTATTACAGTATGACATGTTATTCCTGTTATCTGCTTTGTCTTTGTTAACAGGTGTTCTCTTATGTTGCTGTCTATTAATTTTCTTGGATATGGTTAGGAAGTTAGTTGAGATTTCAATCATGTTGGATAGTGTTGAAACTAAATGTCTGCTTTTCGTGTGGTCCACCTTCTATTGATTAGGTGATTAGCCTAATTCGGTTAAGGCAATATTTGCTGGTTGCCAGTTGGTACCACTTGTGCTTGTTTCTTGAGTCATTTCACCAAAGGAGATAGTACTTTCTAACCGATGGTTTTTGAAATGTCAACTTCAATAGAAAAATGCTGATTTTCTAGTGACTTTGCAAGGGTGATGTGTCCAACTTGTTTCAAGTCAGATTGGGTTTTCTTGGTTAGATTAGTGGAGATGAAATCATTTAAACTCTTTTTTGTATTTATTGGAATATAAAGAATTTGTTTGTAGAAGTTAATTTGTCTTTAGCTATGGTTAGCTCTAAAGCATTCAAAACTTTAAAAAAGGGCACCTCTCTAAAATATTGCCATTACCCCACTAAAATATTGCGAAAAATGGCACGTCTCTATTACGTAGAAGGGAATAAGAGAGGGATAGTGAGATTTGAATTCATCCGTTGTGAAAAAGACTCAAATAGTGAACCGGGAGTCCTGTGTGAAAAGGCTCTTGCTCAACGGATCAAAGATACTCAGGGACTGATGACTCCCAAGAGTTGTTTGGCAGCTCGTTGTCAACTCATTTCGTATGTTGTGAGACAACTGGTATTACTACTGCACCATGTTTACGTTAGCTTGGAGTATTTCGTAGGAAATAGGCTTTGCCCTCTGTGGAATGACTCTACTGGTTACATATAGATGATGTACTAGGTCTAGGAGTTACTATTTGCTTTTACttccatttttatttgattttgaaaagaaaatattgcgAAACTACTTCTCATACTGTTTATATACGATTGCACGTCTTTGAAAACCTAGTTCAATTTGTATCTCAAGAAaatagacaacaacaacaacccagtataatctcactagtggggtttggggagggtaatgtcAGTATAATTTTACTAGTGGGGTCCTTACCTCTACCctgggtagagagactgtttccgatagaccctcgactccaTCCCTCCAAGAatttcccaccttgctcttggggtgacttgaACTCACAACCCCTTGGTTTGAAGTGGAGGGGCTCACCattagagcaacccactcttgtcctCAAGAACATAGACTGGtactatattttcttattttgatgatgGTGTTATCCAATTCAATTTGCGCGCACCTTAACTATTTCATCGAGTACATGTTACTTTCAACTAGTATAGGTATCGAGTAACTTTATTGACTAAAGCTTGCCATTGGTACTACACTATATTTGTTAAAATTAAAAGGCAGCCCGGTACATAAGATATCTCACATTCACGTAGGGTCCAGAGAATGATAACATCTTAAGGGGTTAGATGTAAACAACCTAATTTCACGGCTCGAACACTTAACCGTCACACcgaatatttattaaaattggaAACAAAATTATTGACCGAGGACCACAACATGATGAAAGTTGAAAGGACAGAGAAACAGTTTGTTGCAAGTTTGACAAATCTTTTCCCCCTCCCCCTGTAAAATGTTTCGGAAAGCAATGGGACAATGGGAATTTTCAGTGCATATGAAATCCAATCCTTCCTGACTCGAAAGTCAAAACTATTGGGACCATCCAGTGGGGGCCCCCTTAAATTTAAATGGTGTCATTCGACATAGCTTTGACAAAATAATTCTGTTATATattatgtaattaatatttttctgaaaaatatatttacttcattttaaattatgtgactctattttcttcttaatctcttaaaaaaaaatgaatggtcaatttttaaatttgaatataatttaacttttaaatgttttattttttttgtcgTGACAAATTTTTATAATCATACAAATATTGTGGTACGTTTAAAATTAcaagttttaaaaatctttatttctttcttatttttttttgctCAGTCAATAAGATCATATGAATGAAACGCATGGAGTATGTATATTTCTAATAGGTCAATACtgctaaaaaaaaacaaaataatacaaaataaatatcAATTTATGGTACGAAATAAAATATCAGAATTTCACGGTCTAAACCCATACCCGAACCACTATATACAAACTTGAATGTGACAATAGGTCGATACTAATTGAATACAAAATACGTATATCAATTTTAGAATAAGAAGTAAGCATTTAGGGATCACCTGATTGTGGGATAAGAGACAATAATTCTCGaataaaatatgagattataccgctttcaaaaatctcgaaattactaATCTTGCGTACCAATGTGACCACCCATTACCCCTGAGGGGTCTGACACTTTTCAGGCACTGAGCAATGACTACACCATACCATACTGAACTCTCGTGAAGTCATTCTGTAACTGTTTACGGACCCAACCAGGAATATCTCTTTTATGTATTAAAAGACCGTAGACACCGTAGACCCCTTTGCTACTTCAACTGGTCCCCCACACAAAGCCCTTTGAGTATATTGTTAGCACTTCTGCTACCATCATTTTTTACAGCATAGGTATGGAGACAGTACGTACTGTAATGTGGGAACCGTACTCTTGCTTAAAACTTGcaaatttattataattttagaaCAATTTAGTATTTCATCTGTCTCAATGTTGTATGATGATGTTAGAAGGGACACGGggtttaaaaatgaaagaaagacttttgaacttATGATTTAAAAGCATAATAACTTCCGTTGATATAAATTATCACATTAAgagtaaaatgaaaagtttaaaattaaattttcactaaatataaacaaatatcattctttttaataaggactaaaaaaaaaatatatcataTAAAATTGGAACAAAAGGGCTACTAGCAAAGAAGCATAATTGGTCAAAATACTAGATTTAATGAGAATACTCAAAGATATATAATCTTTGACGATAGACGATTGAGATTGCATAATGTTAATCTTTGGAGTTAATTTCCAACACTCTACACACTATTCTTGGACTTTTAGCTAAGTCTcaagattttaaaaaaagaaagaagcagTTGACAGTTTAGGCTGTATTATAATAATTACTAGCATGTTTGGATTATTCTTATGGCAGCTCATTATTGTCAAAACTTGGAAGATGATTTTGACATTGACTTTACCCATATAAATATAGATACATTATCAACAAACTTATTTATTCTTGTGTAACAACCTAAACCTAACTAAATTGTGTGAGTCCTTTCATATAAAAGTCAAAATAATATAGATGAGATAATTGATGATTCTACATTCTCCTCTTTGTAGTTGcttaattttatttcttaagATAGTCGCGTGAAAATATTTTAATCATTGATATATAACTTCTACCTGCTTTAAACAGTGTATTATCTTAATATTTTGGATTACATATTTAAGGATATTTAACGTGGCATTATATCCAACTGCCAAGCCATAATGTGTCTCATAG
Proteins encoded in this window:
- the LOC107819982 gene encoding homeobox-leucine zipper protein ATHB-14-like isoform X2, whose amino-acid sequence is MALCLHRESNKNQIMDNSKYVRYTPEQVEALERVYAECPKPTSLRRQQLIRECPILSNIEPKQIKVWFQNRRCREKQRKEASRLTTVNRKLSAMNKLLMEENDRLQKQVSQLVYENGYMKQQINTVSSTTTDTSCESVVVNGQQQRKHPTPQHPERDANNPAGLLAIAEETLAEFLGKATGTAVDWVQMIGMKPGPDSIGIVAVSRNCSGVAARACGLVSLEPTKVAEILKDRPSWYSDCRCLNVLSVIPTGNGGTIELIYLQTYAPTTLASARDFWTLRYTTSLEDGSLVICERSLTTATGGPTGPPATSFVRAEMLPSGYLIRPCEGGGSMIHIVDHIDLDAWSVPEVLRPLYESSKILAQKTTVAALRHIRQIAQETSGEIQYTGGRQPAVLRALSQRLCRGFNDAVNGFVDDGWTVMDSDGVEDVTIAINSSSTKFLGSQYNTLSILPTFGGVLCARASMLLQNVPPALLVRFLREHRSEWADYGVDAYSAASLKASPYAVPCARPGGFPSSQVILPLAQTVEHEEFLEVVRLEGPAFSPEDIALSRDMYLLQLCSGVDENASGACAQLVFAPIDESFGDDAPLLPSGFRVIPLEPKSDGPAATRTLDLASTLEAGTGGTRPAGEIEASNYNHRSVLTIAFQFTFESHYRDNVAAMARQYVRSIVGSVQRVAMAIAPSRLSSQLTPKPFPGSPEAVTLARWISRSYRVHTGGDLLKVDSHAGDAVLKQLWHHSDAIMCCSVKMNASAVFTFANQAGLDMLETTLLALQDIMLDKILDEAGRKVLLSEFSKIMQQGFAHLPAGICVSSMGRPVSYEQAVAWKVLNDEDSNHCLAFMFINWSFV
- the LOC107819982 gene encoding homeobox-leucine zipper protein ATHB-14-like isoform X1; translated protein: MALCLHRESNKNQIMDNSKYVRYTPEQVEALERVYAECPKPTSLRRQQLIRECPILSNIEPKQIKVWFQNRRCREKQRKEASRLTTVNRKLSAMNKLLMEENDRLQKQVSQLVYENGYMKQQINTQVSSTTTDTSCESVVVNGQQQRKHPTPQHPERDANNPAGLLAIAEETLAEFLGKATGTAVDWVQMIGMKPGPDSIGIVAVSRNCSGVAARACGLVSLEPTKVAEILKDRPSWYSDCRCLNVLSVIPTGNGGTIELIYLQTYAPTTLASARDFWTLRYTTSLEDGSLVICERSLTTATGGPTGPPATSFVRAEMLPSGYLIRPCEGGGSMIHIVDHIDLDAWSVPEVLRPLYESSKILAQKTTVAALRHIRQIAQETSGEIQYTGGRQPAVLRALSQRLCRGFNDAVNGFVDDGWTVMDSDGVEDVTIAINSSSTKFLGSQYNTLSILPTFGGVLCARASMLLQNVPPALLVRFLREHRSEWADYGVDAYSAASLKASPYAVPCARPGGFPSSQVILPLAQTVEHEEFLEVVRLEGPAFSPEDIALSRDMYLLQLCSGVDENASGACAQLVFAPIDESFGDDAPLLPSGFRVIPLEPKSDGPAATRTLDLASTLEAGTGGTRPAGEIEASNYNHRSVLTIAFQFTFESHYRDNVAAMARQYVRSIVGSVQRVAMAIAPSRLSSQLTPKPFPGSPEAVTLARWISRSYRVHTGGDLLKVDSHAGDAVLKQLWHHSDAIMCCSVKMNASAVFTFANQAGLDMLETTLLALQDIMLDKILDEAGRKVLLSEFSKIMQQGFAHLPAGICVSSMGRPVSYEQAVAWKVLNDEDSNHCLAFMFINWSFV